One Gimesia aquarii DNA segment encodes these proteins:
- the guaA gene encoding glutamine-hydrolyzing GMP synthase has translation MTNPHVTEQDALSQSLINTKQEELILVLDFGSQTAQLITRRVREQNVFSQLARPNLSAERIKELNPKGIILSGGPASVYGENAPQADPEIFNLGIPILGICYGMQLVCDSQGCEVKGGASREFGRTPCTVSDHSNLFSGVPSHFVAWMSHGDQVENLSEQFSSLASTETCRFAAVKHHSKPLFGLQFHPEVTHTEFGGALLANFVQKVCGCKGTWKISNLIEQEVESIRDRVGDQRVICGLSGGVDSSVVAALLYRAIGSQLSCIFVDNGLLRKGEADEVSHRFGEHFKTDLHVVDARQLFLSELAGVSDPQEKRKIIGRLFIEVFQKEAASIENAHFLAQGTLYPDVIESGANPDGPAATIKSHHNVGGLPEKLGFELIEPLRELFKDEVREMGHELGLPDDLIYRHPFPGPGLAVRCLGEVTEERLNVLREADLIVIEELHKANLYRKTKQAFAVLLPIRSVGVMGDGRTYEDVAAIRAVETDDFMTANWSPLPHDVLERMSTRITNNVRGINRVVYDISSKPPSTIEWE, from the coding sequence ATGACCAATCCCCATGTCACTGAGCAAGATGCTCTTTCTCAGAGTTTAATTAATACGAAACAAGAAGAACTCATTCTAGTCCTCGATTTTGGGTCTCAAACTGCCCAACTGATTACCCGACGTGTACGTGAACAGAATGTTTTTAGCCAATTGGCTCGTCCCAATCTCTCTGCAGAGCGAATCAAAGAACTCAATCCGAAAGGGATTATTCTTTCTGGAGGACCGGCAAGTGTTTATGGAGAAAATGCCCCACAGGCCGACCCCGAAATTTTTAACCTCGGAATTCCTATTCTCGGTATCTGTTACGGAATGCAACTTGTATGTGACTCGCAGGGGTGTGAAGTCAAAGGAGGCGCATCAAGAGAATTCGGTCGAACACCTTGTACTGTGAGTGACCACTCTAACTTATTCTCAGGCGTACCCTCGCATTTTGTTGCCTGGATGAGTCATGGAGATCAAGTTGAAAATCTAAGTGAACAATTTTCCTCTCTGGCCTCGACGGAAACTTGCCGATTTGCAGCAGTGAAACATCATAGTAAGCCCCTGTTTGGTCTTCAGTTCCATCCCGAGGTAACACATACTGAATTTGGTGGAGCGCTTTTAGCTAACTTTGTTCAAAAAGTGTGTGGGTGTAAGGGAACATGGAAGATCTCTAATTTAATAGAGCAGGAAGTGGAATCCATCCGTGATCGGGTTGGTGATCAACGCGTCATTTGTGGATTATCAGGAGGTGTGGATTCTTCGGTGGTTGCAGCGTTATTATATCGCGCAATCGGTTCTCAATTATCGTGTATCTTTGTTGATAATGGATTATTGAGAAAGGGGGAAGCCGATGAAGTTTCTCATCGTTTTGGAGAACATTTTAAAACCGATTTACATGTGGTAGATGCACGGCAATTATTTTTATCTGAATTAGCAGGTGTTTCAGATCCTCAGGAAAAGCGGAAAATAATCGGCAGACTCTTCATTGAAGTTTTTCAAAAGGAAGCTGCATCCATTGAGAATGCTCACTTTCTCGCACAAGGAACACTCTATCCTGACGTGATCGAATCTGGTGCCAATCCAGATGGACCTGCCGCGACAATTAAGTCCCATCATAATGTGGGGGGGTTACCTGAAAAACTGGGATTCGAACTGATTGAACCATTACGCGAACTGTTTAAAGACGAAGTTCGGGAAATGGGTCATGAGCTTGGATTACCAGACGATTTGATTTACAGACATCCCTTTCCCGGGCCAGGTTTAGCTGTACGATGCCTGGGAGAAGTGACGGAAGAACGTTTGAACGTGCTGAGAGAAGCAGATTTGATTGTGATTGAAGAGCTGCATAAGGCAAACCTGTATCGAAAGACCAAACAGGCTTTTGCCGTCTTACTTCCTATTCGATCTGTCGGCGTGATGGGGGATGGGCGAACTTATGAGGATGTCGCAGCAATTCGCGCTGTCGAAACAGACGATTTCATGACTGCTAACTGGTCCCCTTTGCCCCATGACGTTCTGGAAAGAATGTCGACCAGAATAACGAATAATGTACGGGGAATTAACCGTGTGGTTTATGACATCAGCTCAAAACCACCTAGCACGATTGAGTGGGAGTAA
- a CDS encoding PVC-type heme-binding CxxCH protein, producing the protein MSSVPKSKLLCLAVICCSSIVLLTSHHESSVIAQKPLANEGDLAKRLKRIPATSPKESLKGFQLEHGFQLELVAAEPDVMDPVDACFDENGQMYVAEMRGYPYLPEQRPDYISGPVRKNAGVIRLLKDTNGDGKMNESFVFADTITWPTSVCCFDGGVFVIAPPNIYYFKDTDGDHKADIRETVFTGLPTKNVQGLANNLKWGLDNHIYFAGGTNGGSILKDGKEVIPSGRRDLKLNPKTRKLEAISGGSQFGHSMDDWGNRFVCSNSNHIQHVIFPSHYLKRNAYLAVPSVLRTAARRGAAAPVFRRSPPEPYREVRTARRAADPNFRKRLSPTELVATGFFTSATGVTIYRGSAYPKAFQGNAFIGDVGGNLIHRKTMDSKGATYIATRADEQTEFVTSKDNWFRPVNFVNAPDGTLWVLDMYRETIEHPFSIPEDIKRHLDLESGFDRGRIYRLVHPEGNQFRVQKLGKMPIDQLVKQLDSPNSWNRETAQRLIWERQDQAAISNLQHLFRSSTQPLGRLHALWTLDGLNALTSEILKQALKDPVPGIREQAIRLSEKYVEKDSELAQIVLELTSDPDYRVQLQLAFSLGEFNNQTAIAGLTKLVDSKNFDSDMKMAVLTSSSKIAGPLSISFLKKSPETQSGNQGSLITELLMIAGAKKETDDALAVLSFISDDSISLQSKQKILGALGRGLVRRGASLASLLNDSKLDVDVKERFSKTIADAVRTVEDEDKPVAKRVAAVKLLGFIDYSVAGKVLSEVLNPRSSPKIQLAAVEALSRMRHNDVSAALLQNWSGFSPAVRSEVVDALLGSSERIDSLLIAIKEKRVKLNEISRDKKDLLMNHPNQKIRKQARKVLGNEVNSDRAKIVLAYEAALELKGDVEAGKKVYLKNCASCHKVGDQGHNVGPNLATTKNKSNNDLLIAILDPSREAQSNYNTYTIVTEQGKLFTGIIAAETATSYTIRRAEGKEDIILRNNIDTLLSNGISLMPNGLEKEINQQQMADLLQYIKTLEAPLKK; encoded by the coding sequence ATGAGTTCGGTTCCTAAGAGCAAATTGCTTTGTCTGGCTGTGATTTGTTGCTCAAGTATTGTGTTGCTGACAAGCCATCATGAATCATCGGTCATTGCTCAAAAACCATTGGCCAATGAAGGTGATTTAGCCAAGCGTTTGAAGCGAATTCCCGCCACGTCTCCTAAAGAATCTTTAAAAGGATTTCAGTTGGAGCACGGTTTTCAGTTGGAATTAGTGGCTGCTGAACCCGACGTGATGGACCCTGTTGACGCCTGTTTCGATGAAAACGGGCAAATGTATGTTGCCGAAATGCGGGGGTATCCATATCTGCCTGAGCAGCGTCCCGATTATATTTCTGGTCCCGTCAGGAAGAATGCTGGTGTCATTCGATTATTAAAAGACACCAATGGAGATGGGAAGATGAATGAAAGTTTCGTCTTCGCAGACACGATTACCTGGCCGACTTCGGTTTGTTGTTTTGATGGCGGAGTCTTCGTAATTGCACCGCCAAATATTTATTACTTTAAAGATACCGACGGTGATCACAAAGCCGATATCAGAGAAACTGTTTTTACGGGACTACCAACCAAAAACGTACAGGGTCTAGCCAATAATTTGAAATGGGGATTAGATAATCATATCTATTTTGCCGGGGGAACGAATGGTGGTTCGATTTTAAAAGATGGTAAAGAAGTAATTCCATCGGGACGTCGTGACCTGAAATTAAATCCAAAGACTCGTAAGCTGGAAGCCATTTCTGGTGGTTCTCAGTTTGGTCATTCAATGGATGATTGGGGAAATCGTTTTGTATGCAGCAATAGCAATCATATTCAGCACGTTATCTTTCCCAGTCATTATTTAAAGCGAAACGCTTATTTGGCTGTTCCCAGTGTTTTGCGGACCGCCGCCCGTAGAGGTGCCGCGGCACCTGTTTTTCGTCGTAGTCCTCCGGAGCCATACCGAGAAGTTCGGACTGCCCGTCGGGCCGCGGATCCTAATTTTCGAAAGCGTCTCTCTCCAACCGAGTTAGTAGCGACTGGTTTCTTTACCTCTGCTACAGGGGTCACCATATACCGTGGTAGTGCCTATCCAAAAGCGTTTCAGGGAAATGCCTTTATTGGTGATGTGGGCGGAAACCTGATTCATCGTAAAACAATGGATTCTAAGGGCGCGACATATATAGCAACGCGTGCTGATGAGCAGACAGAGTTCGTGACATCGAAAGATAACTGGTTTCGACCTGTTAACTTTGTCAATGCTCCTGATGGGACACTTTGGGTACTCGATATGTACCGCGAGACGATCGAGCATCCTTTTTCAATACCGGAAGACATTAAACGTCATCTGGATTTGGAAAGTGGTTTCGACCGCGGACGCATTTATCGCTTGGTTCATCCAGAAGGGAATCAATTCAGAGTTCAAAAATTAGGCAAGATGCCCATCGATCAACTGGTTAAGCAATTGGATTCACCTAATAGCTGGAACCGAGAAACGGCACAGCGTTTAATCTGGGAACGTCAGGATCAGGCAGCAATCTCAAATTTACAGCACCTGTTTCGATCTTCAACACAACCATTGGGGCGCTTACATGCTTTGTGGACTTTGGATGGTTTGAACGCGTTGACTTCAGAAATACTAAAACAGGCATTAAAGGACCCTGTTCCCGGGATTCGAGAGCAAGCTATCCGGCTCTCAGAAAAATATGTTGAAAAAGACTCTGAACTGGCACAAATCGTGTTGGAACTCACGAGCGATCCGGATTATCGGGTTCAATTGCAATTGGCCTTTTCATTAGGAGAATTTAACAATCAAACAGCAATCGCTGGTTTAACGAAATTAGTAGATTCCAAAAATTTTGATAGTGATATGAAGATGGCGGTCCTCACCTCTTCCTCAAAGATTGCGGGGCCTTTGTCGATTAGTTTTCTTAAGAAGTCACCAGAAACGCAGTCAGGAAACCAAGGCTCTCTGATTACAGAATTATTGATGATTGCAGGTGCTAAAAAAGAAACAGACGACGCTTTAGCTGTGCTGTCATTTATTTCAGATGATTCTATTTCGTTACAGTCGAAGCAAAAGATTTTAGGTGCCTTGGGTAGAGGGCTCGTGCGAAGAGGGGCCTCACTCGCCAGCTTGCTTAATGACAGCAAACTTGACGTTGATGTCAAGGAACGATTTAGTAAAACGATTGCTGATGCGGTTCGAACGGTCGAGGATGAAGACAAACCGGTTGCTAAACGGGTAGCCGCTGTCAAGCTACTCGGATTCATTGATTATAGCGTGGCTGGTAAAGTTCTGTCTGAGGTCCTGAATCCTAGATCATCGCCTAAAATCCAACTGGCTGCTGTCGAAGCGTTATCCCGGATGAGACACAATGATGTGAGTGCTGCTCTATTGCAGAACTGGTCTGGATTCAGTCCAGCCGTTCGTTCGGAAGTGGTTGATGCCTTGTTGGGATCATCAGAGAGGATCGACAGTTTGTTGATCGCAATCAAAGAAAAGCGGGTGAAACTCAACGAGATTTCTCGCGATAAAAAAGATTTGCTGATGAATCACCCCAATCAAAAAATTCGAAAACAAGCCCGAAAAGTACTGGGTAATGAAGTCAACAGTGATCGTGCCAAGATTGTGCTTGCTTATGAAGCTGCCTTAGAATTAAAGGGAGATGTAGAGGCAGGTAAGAAGGTCTACCTCAAAAACTGTGCATCCTGTCATAAAGTGGGTGACCAGGGGCATAATGTAGGCCCTAATCTGGCAACAACGAAAAATAAGTCGAATAATGATTTGTTGATTGCGATTCTGGATCCCAGTCGTGAAGCCCAATCAAATTACAATACTTACACGATTGTTACTGAACAGGGCAAACTCTTCACAGGGATTATTGCTGCAGAAACGGCGACGAGTTATACAATTCGAAGAGCAGAAGGTAAAGAAGATATTATTTTACGAAATAACATCGATACATTGCTTTCCAACGGAATCTCGTTAATGCCTAACGGGCTTGAGAAGGAGATTAATCAGCAGCAGATGGCAGATTTACTACAGTATATCAAGACTTTGGAAGCTCCTCTGAAAAAGTAA
- a CDS encoding Lpg1974 family pore-forming outer membrane protein, which yields MRTNGFVGLIIAGICCLPSQALYSQSDFPVEPSNESEGVFRISNASDDFESNVDAVSFAPASPRTSDLAPIAMPDNYGNEEYYGPVEEYTQGDWIEDPYLDDTSYERLGIVAGAAAVFLKPGFDTDTAFFTEDQSGMTTITTSNDFPYNYQTAPRINLGVIDNEGLSAQVRWFQLEDNSSNGATSPNNFIFFNGLPTQTVTGGLRAGGQAGDFISTSSNLKLYTIDVDMSQELNFERWQTTFGGGYRHASVSQTYRAVGTASGAPVSSDVGHRFDGNGLVIFGEARRPLGLFDRRSKGTSSVSLISSVKYSALWGRSKYSAEDRTPGPTVAVAQTDNKKSLSIVELQVGAQADFVLQTGALVWVRAAWDGMWWNGAGSAASESGDLSLLGGSITLGMDW from the coding sequence ATGAGAACGAACGGATTCGTTGGCTTGATAATTGCGGGAATCTGCTGCCTTCCATCACAGGCACTTTATTCTCAATCAGATTTTCCTGTCGAACCATCAAATGAATCTGAAGGAGTCTTCAGAATTTCAAATGCCTCGGATGATTTTGAGTCAAACGTTGACGCCGTTTCATTTGCACCAGCGTCACCGCGGACTTCCGATTTAGCTCCCATTGCCATGCCAGATAATTATGGTAATGAAGAGTACTATGGACCTGTAGAAGAATATACTCAGGGCGACTGGATTGAAGACCCCTATCTAGATGACACTTCTTACGAGCGTTTAGGAATTGTTGCCGGAGCCGCAGCAGTCTTTCTAAAACCTGGTTTTGATACTGACACTGCTTTCTTTACTGAAGATCAATCCGGAATGACCACGATAACCACCTCAAATGATTTCCCTTATAATTATCAAACTGCACCTCGTATCAATCTCGGAGTTATTGATAATGAAGGACTCAGTGCACAAGTCCGTTGGTTCCAACTTGAAGATAATTCTAGTAACGGAGCAACTTCTCCCAACAACTTTATCTTCTTTAATGGTCTTCCCACACAAACAGTTACTGGAGGATTACGAGCCGGTGGTCAAGCAGGCGATTTCATCAGCACATCCAGTAACCTGAAATTATACACAATTGATGTGGATATGAGTCAGGAACTGAACTTTGAGCGCTGGCAAACAACATTCGGCGGTGGTTACCGTCACGCTTCAGTCAGTCAAACATATCGTGCAGTGGGTACTGCAAGTGGTGCTCCCGTATCTTCGGATGTAGGGCACCGATTTGACGGAAACGGTTTGGTGATCTTTGGTGAAGCACGACGTCCTCTGGGACTTTTTGATAGACGTTCCAAGGGAACATCCAGTGTGTCCTTAATTTCCAGCGTAAAATATTCCGCCTTGTGGGGAAGATCAAAATACTCTGCAGAAGACAGAACCCCTGGCCCTACTGTCGCAGTAGCACAAACTGATAATAAAAAGTCATTGAGTATCGTTGAGCTCCAAGTAGGTGCACAAGCAGATTTTGTACTACAAACCGGCGCGCTCGTCTGGGTACGAGCTGCCTGGGATGGCATGTGGTGGAATGGAGCTGGCTCGGCTGCCAGCGAATCAGGTGACCTGAGTCTGCTCGGGGGGTCTATCACCCTGGGGATGGATTGGTGA